From Riemerella anatipestifer ATCC 11845 = DSM 15868, a single genomic window includes:
- the uvrA gene encoding excinuclease ABC subunit UvrA: MMKNRDFIEVYGAREHNLKNIDVKIPRNELVVITGLSGSGKSSLAFDTIFAEGQRRYIETFSAYARQFLGGLERPDVDKIEGLSPVIAIEQKTTNKNPRSTVGTVTELYDFLRLLFARVSTAYSLETGKKLQSYTEEQILETIKEQYQNEKVLLLAPLVKARKGHYHELFVQLAKKGYSQARIDGTLQDIEYDLKLDRYKTHDIEVVIDRWIIGETASEARMQKSLSTALQMGGGVVMVQKYNSEEFQYFSKDLMDTATGQALPLPEPNTFSFNSPKGSCPHCKGLGTVKKINPDYLVTEPTLPFQSALLPLETYKFSKWALSQIKSILELFDLNLQTPFNKIPKEALDYIYYGCDKEFVKDLKHAGISKKTKINFEGLIPHLEKVIEDKENYGATQVEREFTVEEICTDCNGTRLKPESLAFKIEGKNIAEVNAMSLLDLKDWLSEIKNSFSEKNKIIAHEILKEIETRLGFLLDVGLEYLSLSRSSKTLSGGESQRIRLATQIGSQLVNVLYILDEPSIGLHQRDNERLINSLKSLRDLGNSVLVVEHDKDMILEADEVLDIGPKAGKYGGKVLWQGSPKDLIKADTITADYLTGRRKIEIPEKRREGNGNEIVLKGATGNNLKNVTLKIPLGKMVVVTGISGSGKSSLINGTLYPILNRHFYRAVQEPLPYEKIEGIEHIDKIVDVDQTPIGRTPRSNPATYTGVFSDIRTLFANLPESKIRGYKAGRFSFNVKGGRCETCQGGGLKVIEMNFLPDVYVHCETCNGKRFNRETLEVRYKGKSISDVLDMTIDEAVEFFQPIPKIYSKVKTLQEVGLGYITLGQQSTTLSGGEAQRVKLATELSKKQTGKTLYILDEPTTGLHFEDVKILMEVIQKLVDLGNSFIIIEHNMDVIKLADHIIDVGPEGGKNGGSIVAEGTPEEIIKNKKSITGKFLKKEM, translated from the coding sequence ATGATGAAAAATAGAGATTTCATAGAGGTCTATGGTGCTAGAGAGCATAACTTAAAAAACATTGATGTTAAAATTCCTCGTAACGAGTTAGTCGTTATTACAGGGCTATCAGGAAGTGGGAAATCTTCTTTAGCATTTGATACTATTTTTGCAGAAGGACAAAGGCGTTATATAGAAACATTTTCCGCCTATGCTCGGCAGTTTCTAGGTGGATTAGAACGCCCCGATGTTGATAAAATAGAAGGACTTTCCCCTGTTATCGCTATTGAACAAAAAACCACTAATAAAAACCCTCGTTCTACCGTAGGGACGGTTACAGAACTTTATGATTTTCTCAGACTTCTATTTGCTAGAGTTTCCACAGCTTATTCCTTAGAAACAGGTAAAAAGCTACAAAGCTATACCGAAGAGCAAATTTTAGAAACCATCAAAGAACAATATCAGAATGAAAAAGTCTTGCTTCTAGCACCGCTAGTAAAGGCTAGAAAGGGGCATTATCACGAGCTTTTTGTGCAATTAGCCAAAAAAGGATATTCCCAAGCAAGAATAGATGGCACTTTGCAAGATATAGAATACGACCTTAAACTAGACCGATACAAAACCCACGATATAGAAGTAGTTATAGACCGTTGGATTATAGGCGAAACCGCATCTGAAGCTAGGATGCAAAAATCACTTTCCACAGCTTTGCAGATGGGGGGCGGTGTGGTTATGGTTCAAAAATATAATTCGGAAGAGTTTCAGTATTTTTCTAAAGATTTAATGGATACCGCCACAGGACAGGCTCTACCATTACCAGAACCAAATACTTTTTCGTTCAATTCTCCTAAAGGGAGTTGTCCTCATTGTAAAGGTTTGGGAACTGTAAAAAAAATCAATCCTGATTATCTAGTTACCGAGCCTACTCTACCCTTTCAGTCGGCACTATTACCATTAGAAACTTATAAATTTAGTAAATGGGCTTTATCTCAAATTAAAAGCATTCTAGAATTATTTGACCTTAACCTACAAACACCATTCAACAAAATTCCTAAAGAAGCCTTAGACTACATCTATTACGGTTGTGATAAAGAGTTTGTAAAAGATTTAAAACACGCTGGAATTTCCAAAAAAACTAAAATTAACTTTGAAGGGCTAATCCCTCATTTAGAAAAAGTTATAGAAGATAAAGAGAACTACGGTGCTACACAAGTGGAACGAGAGTTTACAGTAGAAGAAATCTGTACGGACTGTAACGGAACAAGATTAAAACCCGAAAGTTTAGCCTTTAAAATAGAAGGTAAGAATATAGCTGAAGTTAATGCGATGAGCTTATTAGACTTAAAAGATTGGCTTTCGGAAATAAAAAATAGCTTTAGCGAAAAAAACAAAATTATCGCCCACGAAATTTTAAAAGAGATAGAAACTCGTTTGGGCTTTTTATTAGACGTAGGGCTAGAATATCTTAGTCTTAGTAGAAGTAGTAAAACCCTTTCTGGAGGCGAATCCCAAAGGATTCGTTTGGCAACTCAGATAGGTTCGCAGTTGGTGAATGTCCTTTATATTTTAGACGAACCTTCTATTGGGCTTCACCAGAGAGATAACGAAAGACTTATCAACTCTTTAAAAAGTTTACGAGATTTAGGAAACTCTGTTCTTGTGGTGGAACACGATAAGGATATGATTTTGGAAGCCGATGAAGTGCTAGACATCGGACCTAAAGCAGGTAAATATGGCGGAAAAGTCTTGTGGCAAGGCAGCCCAAAAGATTTAATAAAAGCTGATACCATTACAGCAGATTACCTCACAGGAAGAAGAAAAATAGAAATTCCCGAAAAGAGAAGAGAAGGCAATGGTAATGAGATTGTCCTCAAAGGAGCTACGGGCAATAATCTTAAAAATGTAACTCTAAAAATTCCTTTAGGGAAGATGGTTGTAGTTACGGGGATTTCGGGAAGTGGAAAATCCTCGCTAATCAACGGAACTCTCTACCCTATTCTTAACCGACATTTCTACCGTGCTGTGCAAGAGCCTCTACCTTACGAAAAGATAGAAGGTATAGAGCATATAGACAAAATAGTAGATGTAGACCAAACGCCCATCGGTAGAACGCCTCGTTCTAACCCTGCTACTTACACAGGTGTATTTTCGGATATCCGAACCTTGTTCGCTAACCTTCCAGAAAGTAAAATCAGAGGTTATAAGGCAGGGAGGTTTTCGTTTAATGTTAAAGGTGGACGCTGCGAAACTTGTCAAGGAGGTGGTTTGAAAGTGATTGAAATGAATTTCTTGCCTGATGTCTATGTACATTGCGAAACCTGCAACGGCAAACGCTTTAATAGAGAGACCTTGGAGGTAAGATATAAAGGTAAATCTATATCCGATGTCCTAGATATGACTATAGACGAAGCTGTGGAATTTTTTCAGCCAATCCCCAAAATCTATTCTAAGGTGAAAACGCTACAAGAAGTTGGTTTAGGTTATATTACCTTAGGACAACAGTCTACTACACTTTCAGGCGGAGAGGCTCAAAGGGTAAAATTGGCTACAGAACTTTCTAAGAAACAAACAGGTAAAACACTTTATATCTTAGATGAACCTACCACAGGACTGCATTTTGAAGATGTTAAGATTCTGATGGAGGTTATCCAAAAGCTAGTAGATTTGGGTAACTCTTTTATCATTATTGAACATAATATGGACGTGATAAAACTTGCCGACCATATTATAGATGTAGGTCCAGAAGGTGGTAAAAATGGAGGAAGCATTGTGGCAGAAGGTACTCCAGAAGAAATTATAAAGAATAAAAAATCTATCACAGGTAAATTTTTGAAAAAAGAAATGTAG
- a CDS encoding SPFH domain-containing protein, which translates to MITTFSFILGSLGAVLFVGIIFLSFFGLWFIVKQQTSVIIERLGKFHSVRGPGFHLKIPFVDQIAGRISLKIQQLDVVVETKTKDDVFVKIKVSTQYLVIGEKVYDAFYKLDNPHAQITSYIFDVVRAEVPKLRLDDVFEKKDDIAIAVKSELQEAMNDYGYDIIKTLVTDIDPDEQVKQAMNRINASEREKIAAQYEGDAQRILIVEKAKAEAESKRLQGQGIADQRREIAKGLEESVNVLNKVGINSQEASALIVVTQHYDTLSSIGSTNKSNLILLPNTPNAAGDMLNNLVTSFSTASIIGEEIKKKNKEA; encoded by the coding sequence ATGATAACAACATTTAGTTTTATTTTGGGGTCTTTGGGAGCTGTTCTATTTGTAGGAATTATTTTCCTTAGCTTTTTTGGACTTTGGTTTATTGTAAAGCAACAAACATCTGTTATAATAGAACGTTTAGGGAAATTCCATAGTGTAAGAGGTCCAGGTTTTCATCTTAAAATACCTTTTGTAGACCAAATCGCAGGTAGAATTTCTTTAAAAATACAGCAGTTAGATGTAGTGGTAGAAACTAAAACTAAAGACGATGTATTTGTTAAAATAAAGGTGTCCACACAATATCTCGTTATTGGAGAAAAGGTTTATGATGCGTTTTATAAATTGGATAATCCTCACGCTCAGATTACATCTTATATTTTTGATGTGGTAAGAGCGGAAGTTCCTAAACTTAGATTAGATGATGTGTTTGAGAAAAAAGATGATATTGCTATCGCCGTAAAATCAGAATTACAAGAGGCAATGAATGATTATGGTTACGACATCATTAAAACCTTAGTAACAGACATCGACCCTGATGAGCAAGTAAAACAGGCAATGAACCGTATCAATGCTTCGGAAAGAGAGAAAATAGCGGCTCAATATGAGGGTGATGCTCAAAGAATTCTTATTGTAGAAAAGGCTAAAGCAGAAGCGGAAAGCAAAAGACTACAAGGACAAGGGATTGCCGACCAGAGAAGAGAAATTGCTAAAGGATTAGAAGAATCTGTAAATGTGCTTAACAAAGTAGGTATCAATTCACAAGAGGCTTCGGCTCTTATTGTAGTTACTCAGCATTATGATACGCTTTCGTCCATTGGTTCTACCAATAAGTCTAATCTTATTCTACTTCCTAACACACCCAATGCGGCTGGAGATATGCTAAATAATTTGGTAACTTCTTTCTCTACCGCAAGTATTATAGGAGAAGAAATAAAAAAGAAAAATAAAGAAGCGTAA
- the rpsA gene encoding 30S ribosomal protein S1 — translation MSEQTKQQEEVLLNQNVAPENFDWDSFESGLNAEDRNEKKELEEIYKGSLSDLAEDDVIVGKVVRLTDKEAIVDIDFKSEGVISLNEFRYNPNLKVGDEVEVMVDRREDKTGQLQLSHKKARTLKAWDKVNQYHESGEVVNGFVKSRTKGGMIVDVFGIEAFLPGSQIDVKPIKDYDQYVGKTMEFKVVKINPEFKNVVVSHKALIEADIEDQKKEIIAQLEKGQVLEGTVKNITSYGVFIDLGGVDGLVHITDLSWSRVNHPTEILEDGQTVKVVILDFDEDKTRIQLGMKQLEAHPWEALDQNLKVGDKVKGKVVVLADYGAFVEVAPGVEGLIHVSEMSWSTHLRSAGDFVKVGDEVEAQVLTLDKEERKISLGMKQLSEDPWTNIQDKYPLGSKHSGTVRNFTNFGVFLELEEGIDGLIYISDLSWTKKIKHPSEFCSVGDKLDVVVLELDVDARRLSLGHKQLTENPWDKFETKYAEGTVHTGVASDVFDKGAQVKFEDVEVEAFCPARLLEKEDGSKIKKGDEAEFKVIEFNKEFKRVVVSHTGLFREEEKKNVKEAATKSSASEEKTTLGDIDALAELKKKMEEGK, via the coding sequence ATGTCAGAACAGACAAAACAACAAGAAGAGGTTCTTTTGAACCAAAATGTAGCACCTGAAAATTTTGATTGGGATTCTTTTGAATCTGGTCTTAATGCTGAGGACAGAAACGAGAAAAAAGAACTTGAGGAAATCTACAAAGGTTCTTTAAGCGATTTAGCAGAAGATGATGTTATCGTAGGTAAAGTAGTAAGGCTTACAGATAAAGAAGCTATCGTTGACATTGATTTCAAATCAGAAGGTGTTATTTCTCTTAACGAATTCCGTTACAACCCTAACCTAAAAGTGGGAGATGAGGTAGAAGTAATGGTAGACAGAAGAGAGGACAAGACAGGACAATTACAACTTTCTCATAAAAAAGCGAGAACGCTTAAGGCTTGGGATAAAGTGAACCAATATCACGAAAGTGGTGAGGTAGTAAATGGTTTCGTTAAATCTAGAACAAAAGGTGGTATGATTGTAGATGTATTCGGCATCGAAGCATTCTTACCTGGTTCTCAAATAGATGTTAAGCCTATTAAAGATTACGACCAGTATGTAGGTAAAACTATGGAGTTCAAAGTGGTTAAAATTAACCCTGAATTCAAAAATGTAGTGGTATCTCATAAAGCTCTTATTGAGGCCGATATTGAAGATCAGAAAAAAGAAATCATTGCCCAACTTGAAAAAGGTCAGGTTCTTGAAGGAACAGTTAAAAACATCACTTCTTACGGTGTGTTTATTGACCTAGGTGGCGTTGATGGTCTAGTACACATTACAGACCTTTCTTGGTCTAGAGTAAACCACCCAACAGAAATCTTAGAAGATGGACAAACTGTGAAAGTGGTTATTCTTGACTTTGATGAGGATAAAACGAGAATTCAACTAGGTATGAAGCAACTTGAGGCTCACCCTTGGGAAGCTCTTGACCAAAACCTAAAAGTAGGAGATAAAGTAAAAGGTAAAGTAGTGGTATTGGCTGACTATGGTGCTTTCGTAGAAGTAGCTCCAGGTGTAGAAGGTCTTATCCATGTTTCTGAAATGTCTTGGAGCACACACCTTAGAAGTGCTGGGGACTTCGTAAAAGTAGGAGATGAGGTTGAAGCTCAAGTACTTACTTTGGATAAGGAAGAGAGAAAAATATCTTTAGGTATGAAACAACTTTCTGAAGATCCTTGGACTAACATTCAAGATAAATATCCATTAGGTTCTAAGCATTCTGGTACTGTAAGAAACTTTACTAACTTTGGTGTATTCTTAGAATTAGAAGAAGGAATTGATGGACTTATCTATATTTCTGACCTTTCTTGGACTAAGAAAATCAAACATCCATCTGAATTCTGCAGCGTAGGAGACAAGTTAGATGTAGTAGTTCTAGAGTTAGACGTAGATGCTAGAAGACTTTCTTTAGGTCATAAGCAACTTACAGAAAATCCTTGGGACAAATTTGAAACTAAATATGCTGAAGGTACTGTACACACAGGTGTAGCATCTGATGTTTTTGATAAAGGAGCTCAAGTTAAATTTGAAGATGTAGAGGTAGAAGCTTTCTGTCCTGCTAGATTACTTGAAAAAGAAGATGGTTCTAAAATCAAGAAAGGTGATGAAGCTGAATTTAAAGTAATTGAATTCAATAAAGAATTTAAGAGAGTGGTAGTATCTCACACAGGTCTTTTCCGTGAAGAAGAAAAGAAAAATGTAAAAGAAGCTGCTACTAAAAGCTCTGCATCTGAAGAGAAAACAACTCTAGGAGATATTGATGCTCTTGCAGAACTTAAAAAGAAAATGGAAGAAGGTAAATAA
- a CDS encoding C1 family peptidase: MIKTKLTALAMVSCATFAFAQDGLVNSLKNNQSENPDFKFTVIKENGATPVKDQGSSGTCWSYSGNSFLESEMIRMGKTPVDLAEIFTARNSYHDKAKLYVLNGGAISWGDGGELHDVINMYRKYGAVPQEVYSGLKEGQTRNNFSEMQAIIKSMLDAYVKNPSGKLSSNWLSNIDAILDSYLGKYPTQFTYKGKQYTPQTFAKEVVGIVPEDYVGISSYKDYAYYERFVVPIPDNWSHETMWNVPMEDLTTIIDYAIKNGHTVGWATDVSEPYFSYKNGVAYVPDLDLDNLNAATKKDLFKGPKPDKKITEEMRQEALNNLTTTDDHGMHIVGIAKDQTGKEYYMVKNSWGTTNDYEGYLYVTKPYVLYKTTGILLHKDGIPKNITKKFKINTNIGL, from the coding sequence ATGATAAAAACGAAACTAACAGCTTTAGCGATGGTATCTTGTGCAACTTTTGCGTTTGCTCAAGATGGTTTAGTGAATAGCTTGAAAAACAATCAATCCGAAAATCCTGATTTTAAATTTACGGTAATTAAAGAGAACGGTGCTACGCCTGTAAAAGACCAAGGTTCTTCAGGAACTTGTTGGAGTTATTCAGGAAACTCTTTCTTAGAATCTGAAATGATAAGAATGGGGAAAACTCCTGTAGATTTAGCAGAAATATTTACTGCTAGAAATTCTTATCACGATAAAGCCAAGCTCTATGTACTTAATGGTGGAGCTATTTCTTGGGGAGATGGTGGCGAATTGCACGATGTTATCAATATGTATCGTAAATATGGTGCAGTTCCGCAAGAAGTATATTCTGGTTTAAAGGAAGGTCAAACGAGAAATAATTTCTCTGAAATGCAAGCGATTATAAAATCAATGTTAGATGCTTATGTTAAAAATCCATCAGGGAAATTATCGTCTAACTGGTTGTCTAATATAGATGCTATTTTGGATAGTTATTTAGGTAAGTATCCAACTCAGTTTACTTATAAGGGTAAACAATACACACCTCAAACCTTTGCTAAAGAGGTAGTTGGGATTGTTCCAGAAGATTATGTAGGTATATCGTCGTATAAAGATTATGCTTATTATGAGAGATTTGTAGTACCTATTCCAGACAACTGGAGCCACGAAACTATGTGGAATGTCCCAATGGAAGATCTTACGACTATTATAGATTATGCTATAAAAAACGGACACACAGTAGGTTGGGCAACAGATGTATCTGAACCTTACTTCTCATACAAAAATGGCGTAGCTTATGTACCAGATTTAGATTTGGATAATCTAAACGCAGCTACTAAAAAAGATTTATTTAAAGGTCCAAAACCTGATAAAAAAATTACAGAAGAAATGCGTCAGGAAGCTCTTAACAATCTTACTACAACAGACGACCACGGTATGCACATTGTAGGTATTGCTAAGGACCAAACAGGTAAAGAATATTATATGGTGAAAAACTCTTGGGGAACAACCAACGATTATGAAGGTTATCTTTATGTAACTAAGCCATATGTATTGTATAAAACAACAGGAATTTTACTTCACAAAGATGGTATTCCTAAGAATATAACTAAGAAGTTTAAAATAAACACTAATATAGGTTTATAA
- a CDS encoding diacylglycerol/lipid kinase family protein — translation MQNLVFIINPFSAKGKYQSFLEKMEKEFPNALYYISDSVKGTEAFIENNFSKADIFIAVGGDGTISSIAKKLIGTDKILGIYPAGSGNGFAYEMDFTKDISSLINKIKNPKSKEVDTFTVNGRLSINVSGIGFDGAVTKAFENTNRGFANYIKTSIKTFFKYSPIQINFKEEELKKYNGKYLMFNIANTRQFGNHAYIAPKALANDGLLDLVLVKKFPLWYSTIFAVRMFRKQLKNDQFVTFLKKENFSFKADAKDWHLDGEYNEIPSPISVKVLTEKLKILY, via the coding sequence ATGCAGAATTTAGTGTTTATCATCAATCCTTTTTCAGCAAAGGGGAAATATCAATCTTTTCTAGAAAAAATGGAAAAAGAATTTCCTAATGCGTTATATTATATTTCAGATTCGGTAAAAGGGACAGAGGCTTTTATAGAAAATAATTTCTCAAAAGCAGATATTTTTATTGCTGTAGGAGGCGATGGCACTATTTCTAGTATCGCTAAAAAACTGATAGGTACAGATAAAATTTTAGGAATTTATCCAGCGGGGTCGGGTAATGGTTTTGCTTACGAAATGGATTTTACTAAGGATATTAGTTCTTTAATCAATAAAATAAAAAATCCTAAAAGTAAAGAAGTTGATACTTTTACAGTAAATGGTCGGCTTTCCATCAATGTTTCAGGTATTGGTTTTGATGGTGCCGTTACCAAAGCATTCGAAAATACAAATAGAGGGTTTGCCAATTATATTAAAACGAGTATTAAAACTTTTTTTAAATATAGTCCTATTCAGATTAACTTTAAAGAAGAAGAGCTGAAAAAATATAATGGCAAATATTTGATGTTCAATATTGCAAATACTAGGCAGTTTGGAAATCACGCTTACATCGCTCCTAAAGCTTTAGCTAATGATGGACTTTTGGATTTAGTTTTGGTTAAAAAATTTCCACTTTGGTACTCTACTATATTTGCAGTGAGAATGTTTAGAAAGCAATTAAAAAACGACCAATTTGTAACCTTTTTGAAAAAAGAGAATTTCTCTTTTAAGGCAGATGCTAAAGATTGGCATCTAGATGGTGAATATAACGAAATACCTTCACCCATATCGGTAAAGGTTTTAACTGAAAAACTAAAAATTTTATACTAA
- the lipB gene encoding lipoyl(octanoyl) transferase LipB has product MDKKYNKQLKFRDLGLMDYPDAFEYQENLMKEIIELKLKNRDRVDGVQELTPNYFLFVEHPHVYTLGKSGNENNMLANTDKLKEINATFIKTNRGGDITYHGFGQIVGYPILDLDNFKTDIHAYMRSLEEVIIRVIAEYGLKGERSEGETGVWLDVGKPYARKICAMGVKTSKWVTMHGFALNVNTDLRYFEYIIPCGIKDKSVTSMERELERKFTDEEIADLKEKIKKHFTQIFGSEFI; this is encoded by the coding sequence ATGGATAAAAAATATAATAAGCAGCTAAAATTTAGAGATTTAGGTTTAATGGATTACCCTGATGCTTTTGAGTATCAAGAAAATCTTATGAAAGAAATTATAGAGCTAAAACTCAAAAATAGAGATAGGGTAGATGGAGTACAGGAATTAACGCCAAATTATTTTTTATTTGTGGAGCACCCTCATGTGTACACTTTAGGAAAAAGTGGTAATGAAAACAATATGTTGGCAAATACAGATAAGTTAAAAGAAATTAATGCCACATTTATAAAAACGAATAGAGGAGGAGATATTACTTATCACGGCTTTGGGCAGATTGTAGGTTATCCTATTTTAGATTTGGATAATTTTAAAACAGACATACACGCCTATATGCGTAGTTTGGAGGAAGTTATTATAAGAGTAATAGCAGAGTATGGCTTAAAAGGGGAGCGTTCTGAAGGGGAGACGGGCGTTTGGTTAGATGTAGGTAAACCTTATGCTAGAAAGATATGTGCCATGGGAGTTAAAACTTCTAAATGGGTTACTATGCACGGTTTTGCTCTTAATGTAAATACAGATTTAAGGTATTTTGAATATATTATTCCGTGTGGAATAAAAGATAAATCCGTAACCTCTATGGAGCGAGAACTAGAACGAAAATTTACTGATGAAGAAATAGCAGATTTAAAGGAAAAAATAAAAAAACACTTTACACAAATATTTGGTTCAGAATTTATATAG
- a CDS encoding c-type cytochrome: MKHIYFGVLTLALFSCTQKETSKIETVEEKPQTVSKVEVEPNLEHQGYQLIKGSDCLSCHNIDKKMAGPSFKEIADRYTQEDLGTLSKNIIEGGNGNWGEIPMQPHPQLSKEESDKMVEFIMSLKK, encoded by the coding sequence ATGAAACATATTTATTTTGGAGTATTAACTTTGGCATTGTTCTCCTGTACTCAAAAGGAAACCTCAAAAATAGAAACAGTAGAGGAGAAGCCACAAACGGTATCAAAAGTTGAGGTAGAACCCAATTTGGAGCACCAAGGATATCAGTTAATAAAGGGGTCAGATTGTTTGAGTTGTCATAATATTGATAAGAAAATGGCGGGTCCTTCTTTTAAAGAAATTGCAGATAGATATACCCAAGAAGATTTAGGAACGCTATCAAAAAACATTATTGAGGGTGGTAATGGTAATTGGGGCGAAATACCGATGCAACCACATCCTCAACTATCTAAGGAAGAGTCAGATAAAATGGTGGAATTCATCATGAGTCTTAAAAAATAG